Proteins encoded together in one Mus musculus strain C57BL/6J chromosome 16, GRCm38.p6 C57BL/6J window:
- the Olfr194 gene encoding olfactory receptor 194, with protein MEVNRSQVSDFVLKGITDHTELQVPLFLLFFFIYVTTMVGNLGLIFLIWKDPHLHTPMYYFLGSLAFADACTSSSVTPRMLVNILDNGKMISLSECMAQYYVFGSSATTECFLLVAMAYDRYVAICNPLLYLVVMSNRVCTCLISGSYIIGFLHPLIHVGLLFRLTFCKSNIIDHFYCEILPLYTISCTDPSINAFVVFIFSAVIQAVTFMSIAVSYAHVLFSILKTKSERGRRKAFSTCSAHLLSVSLFYGTLFFMYVSPGSGPSKYKNKMYSLFYTIVIPLLNPFIYSLRNKEVLGALRKIIKS; from the coding sequence ATGGAGGTGAACAGAAGCCAGGTGTCTGATTTTGTTCTCAAAGGAATAACAGATCATACAGAGCTGCAAGTCCCTCTGTTTCTCCTGTTCTTCTTCATTTATGTCACCACCATGGTGGGCAACCTTGGTTTAATCTTTCTCATCTGGAAGGATCCTCATcttcacacacccatgtactaTTTCCTTGGAAGTTTAGCTTTTGCTGATGCCTGTACTTCATCCTCAGTGACTCCCAGGATGCTTGTTAATATCTTAGACAATGGTAAGATGATTTCCCTCTCTGAATGCATGGCCCAATATTATGTTTTTGGATCCAGTGCAACTACAGAATGTTTCCTTCTGGTAgcgatggcctatgaccgctatgtagCCATATGCAATCCTTTGCTCTATCTTGTGGTGATGTCCAACAGAGTGTGTACTTGCCTGATAAGTGGCTCATATATAATCGGTTTTCTGCATCCACTTATTCATGTAGGTTTATTATTTAGATTGACATTCTGTAAATCCAATATAATAGATCATTTTTACTGTGAGATCCTGCCACTCTATACAATTTCTTGCACCGACCCATCTATTAATGCATTTGTGGTCTTCATTTTTTCTGCTGTGATACAAGCTGTTACCTTCATGAGTATTGCAGTCTCCTATGCCCACGTCCTCTTTTCCATCCTGAAAACAAAGTCTGAGAGGGGCAGAAGAAAAGCCTTCTCCACCTGCAGTGCCCAcctactctctgtctctctgttctatGGAACTCTCTTCTTTATGTACGTGAGCCCTGGGTCTGGACCAAGTAAATATAAGAATAAGATGTATTCTCTGTTTTACACCATTGTGATTCCTCTACTAAACCCCTTCATTTACAGCTTAAGAAACAAGGAAGTTTTAGGGGCTCTGAGAAAAATCATAAAGTCATAA
- the Olfr195 gene encoding olfactory receptor 195 produces MAENNYSVTNEFILVGFSDHPDLKTPLFLVFSAIYLVTMVGNLGLVALIYMEPRLHTPMYIFLGNLALMDSCCSCAITPKMLENFFSVDRRISLYECMVQFYFLCLAETTDCFLLAAMAYDRYVAICNPLQYHSMMSKKLCLQMTMGSYIAGNLHPMIEVGLLLRLTFCRSHVIKHFFCDVLPLYRISCTDPNINELILLVLAGSIQVFTISIVLVSYSCILFTIFTMKSKEGRGKALSTCASHFLSVSIFYGSLLFMYAQPHSANEGDKDMPVAIFYTLIIPLLNPFIYSLRNKEVINVMKKTMKRR; encoded by the coding sequence ATGGCTGAGAACAACTATTCTGTGACAAATGAATTCATCCTGGTGGGGTTCTCAGATCACCCAGACTTGAAGACACCTCTGTTCCTGGTGTTCTCTGCCATCTATCTGGTCACCATGGTGGGGAATCTAGGGCTGGTGGCCTTGATCTATATGGAGCCTCGtctccacacacccatgtacatCTTTCTGGGCAACCTGGCTCTGATGGACTCCTGCTGCTCTTGTGCCATCACTCCGAAGATGCTAGAGAACTTCTTTTCTGTGGACAGAAGGATTTCTCTCTATGAGTGCATGGTACAGTTCTATTTTCTCTGTCTTGCTGAAACTACAGACTGCTTTCTTCTGGCAgcaatggcctatgaccgctatgtggccatatGCAACCCACTGCAGTACCACAGCATgatgtccaagaagctctgcctTCAAATGACCATGGGATCCTACATAGCAGGAAACCTGCATCCTATGATTGAAGTAGGGCTTTTGTTGAGGTTAACTTTCTGCAGGTCTCATGTAATCAAGCACTTTTTTTGTGATGTCCTTCCATTATACAGAATCTCCTGTACTGATCCAAATATCAATGAACTGATATTACTTGTCTTGGCAGGTTCAATTCAAGTCTTTACTATCTCCATAGTTCTAGTGTCTTACTCCTGTATCCTTTTCACTATATTCACAATGAAATCTAAAGAGGGTAGAGGCAAAGCCTTATCAACATGCGCTTCCCACTTTCTGTCTGTGTCAATATTCTATGGGTCTCTTCTCTTCATGTATGCTCAACCACATTCAGCCAATGAAGGAGACAAAGATATGCCAGTAGCTATTTTTTATACTCTTATAATTCCTTTGTTAAACCCTTTCATTTACAGTCTAAGAAATAAGGAAGtaataaatgtaatgaaaaaaaCTATGAAAAGGAGATAA